DNA from Candidatus Saccharimonadales bacterium:
ATCATATGCATACCAATATCGATCACATCAACACCTGTTGCATTAAGACCCTCGATCAAGCTGGCGGCATATTCCGGGCTGGTTTGACGACAATCGCGACCAACTACAGCTTCGGTAATCCCTTGTCTTTTTAGGTAGGTTCCAAACGCGCGACCAATATGCTCGGCAATTTCTGGATTTAAATCTTCGCCCACTAAACCTCTAAGGTCATACCCACGAAACATATGTGGATTAATTTTCATTTTAACTCCTTGATTATGTATTCAAACAAAGCGCTGGTTGCGCAAAAAGGCGTTGTCTTATACGTCCCTCCAACATTAGTACGAGCCCTCATTATAACATGAACCGGACTTGTTTATCGCCCCCCAGCGCGCATATACTAAATGTAATGACTAACTGGCAACCTGGTATTCCGGATCAAAAATGGGATGATCAATTATTTAAAAGCGGTGGCGCCTTTACGCAAAGCAGCCATTGGGCGGCTGTGCAGGCTGCGCTCGGCAAAAAAACTTTTTATGCAAAAGGTGCCGGATGGCAATGCTTAGCGATTTTAGAACAAGGTCAGCTTGGCAACCGGATTTACTGCCCTTATGGCCCTCAGGTTTCCTCCCGCTCAGGTTTTGACTTAGCGCTTAGTGCCCTTAAACACTTATCTAAACAAGAAGAAGTTAGCTATTTTCGTGTAGAGCCCGTTGGAAATCTCACAACTAAACAATTACAGGTCCGGGGATTAAAGCGAGCGCCTAAAGATATACAGCCTCACTACACCTGGGTTAAAGATTTAACCAGATCAACTGACGAGCTACTAAGTGAAATGACCAGCACCAACCGTAACTTGTACAACACGGCCGCAAAAAAAGGTCTAAAATTTAAGCAAAGCAGCTCGGCTGGCGACTTGCCAATATTTTTAGATATGATTCACGAGGTGGCAAAATTAACTGGGATCACCCCGCACAGCGACAAAGTATTTCAGGCGATTGCAAGCACTCTGTTGCAGCGCGGTGCAGCTAAGATTTACATCGCCACACACAAAAATGAGCCAGTTGCCAGCGCTTTAGTCTACGACAGCCCGACCACGCGTTATTACGCTCATGCCGCCAGCTACCGCGAAGCACGCAAGCTACACCCCGGTAGCCCGCTACTCAGTACCATGATTTTCGACGCAAAACAAAACGGCCAGGCCAATTTTGACTTTTTTGGAATCGCTCCACCCAACGAAAAAAACCACAAATGGTCAGGCTTCACGCATTTTAAACAATCTTTCGGTGGACATATGCGGGAATTTTTGGGAACCTGGGAACTTCCGACTAAACCGCTACACTACGTAGCATATCGCCTAGCGCATAAAGCTAAAGGTTTGTTAAAATAATGCGTTTTGCTCAAGTTCACGAGTTAGAACACTGGGATGAACTAATTATAGAATCTCCTAACGGCGGTGATGTGTTTCAAACAAAAGCGTTCGCACAAATCAAACAGTCGCAAGGTTGGATGCCACAATATGTCATTTATGACGTTAAAAACATTGCTTGCCTTTACTTAAGTCGTAAGGTTCCCTTAATTGGTGAACTTTGGTATTCACCCAAAGGCCCTGGCGCAACAAATGTCACAGACTTTGAGCAAATTTTAAAAGAGAACCAGGAATTTGCTCAAGACAAAAAAATTTTTGCTTTTAAAATGGAGCCCGAGATTTTGCAGACAGATGGTTATCCAAAAGATTTACACAAAGTCCATAATATTCAACCTAACGCCAGCACCGTAATTATCGATTTATCACCTAACGAAGCTGCTATTTTGGCTACATTCAGGCAACGTGCGCGTCGCGCAATTAGGCAAGCCGAAGCCGCAGGCGTAACGGCCGAACCAGTCACCCCAACGCAAGAAAACTTTGAACAAATGTACAAACTTTACAAAGGCACCGGCGAACGAGCTGGGTTCCACGTACGTGACTTCAACTATCACAGATCGTTATGGCAAAAATGGATCGACGCCCATCAAGGTCAACTATTTTTTGCATACCACAATAAACAAGTTATTGCCGGCGTTTTTATAGCTTTAATTGGCAAAAAAGGACTCTACAAAGACGGGGCATCGGATCGCGACGCACTAAAAAGTGGCGCTGCTCATTTATTACAGTGGCGAGTTATGCAGTGGTTAAAATCAAGGGGCGTAACTAAGTACGACCTCCACGGCACTCCCCCGGCCGATCAGCTAGAAAACACCCAGCACAAGTTTTATGGATTAGGACTTTTTAAAACATCCTTTAGCAATAGTTTGACCGAATTTGTCGGAACCCTCGATCAGCCAATCAATCAAAATGCCTACAAAGCCTGGTGCAAGCTTGGGGAGCGAGCCAGTCAAAGCCTAGAATACAGATTTAAAAATAGAACTTTTTACT
Protein-coding regions in this window:
- a CDS encoding peptidoglycan bridge formation glycyltransferase FemA/FemB family protein, which codes for MRFAQVHELEHWDELIIESPNGGDVFQTKAFAQIKQSQGWMPQYVIYDVKNIACLYLSRKVPLIGELWYSPKGPGATNVTDFEQILKENQEFAQDKKIFAFKMEPEILQTDGYPKDLHKVHNIQPNASTVIIDLSPNEAAILATFRQRARRAIRQAEAAGVTAEPVTPTQENFEQMYKLYKGTGERAGFHVRDFNYHRSLWQKWIDAHQGQLFFAYHNKQVIAGVFIALIGKKGLYKDGASDRDALKSGAAHLLQWRVMQWLKSRGVTKYDLHGTPPADQLENTQHKFYGLGLFKTSFSNSLTEFVGTLDQPINQNAYKAWCKLGERASQSLEYRFKNRTFY
- a CDS encoding peptidoglycan bridge formation glycyltransferase FemA/FemB family protein, with translation MTNWQPGIPDQKWDDQLFKSGGAFTQSSHWAAVQAALGKKTFYAKGAGWQCLAILEQGQLGNRIYCPYGPQVSSRSGFDLALSALKHLSKQEEVSYFRVEPVGNLTTKQLQVRGLKRAPKDIQPHYTWVKDLTRSTDELLSEMTSTNRNLYNTAAKKGLKFKQSSSAGDLPIFLDMIHEVAKLTGITPHSDKVFQAIASTLLQRGAAKIYIATHKNEPVASALVYDSPTTRYYAHAASYREARKLHPGSPLLSTMIFDAKQNGQANFDFFGIAPPNEKNHKWSGFTHFKQSFGGHMREFLGTWELPTKPLHYVAYRLAHKAKGLLK